One Xiphophorus maculatus strain JP 163 A chromosome 15, X_maculatus-5.0-male, whole genome shotgun sequence genomic window, TTAGTGATAAGAATTGGTATCGATATGCAGTAATTATGTCTCTGTTCTTGAAATTATTAACTTTGTGGAGGCTTATTTAATATCTGAGATAAATGGATAACTGAAACTGTGTGTTACAGAGTTtagcagaagtattcacacccatttTGTCCTACTTGAACCACAAACTTAAGTAcgtttaatttggattttatgtgataaagcaacacaaagctGCACACGTGCTATGTAGAACTATGTATTGTatatagtttttataaatagaaatacaaaaagtagTGGTGAGCATTAATTACAGGTCAAAGTTTATGGGATTTATGTTTGAGTATTAGAGAACGTCTTAGAAACGACTCAATAAATCATGCTAGGAGGGATTTTCACCTTCAACTGTGACAGTAAATGTCAAagatagaaacttttttttttgtaaaatccaaacttttatctgagaatctgaattaattaatcaggatatttttttagtttttagactAACTGGTGTATGTTGTATACACCTATAAATACTTTCTTCAGAGTTTTAAAGAGACTAGTTCAACATGTTGGtctaaatatgtaaacattttcccatTAACATAAAAGTTGTTTGTGATATGTAAttactttattatattttacacCATTATCAGCAGCTggcacaaaatcaaaacaaatcgGAAGATAATGTGTGTTTAACGAGTGAACGAAGCATCTTTAAGTGTTTGTAACGCACCGTTCTAATATATTTGAGGAAATTTAATGCTTAACATAAACAGTTTGAGTCTGAAACTGGAGCTATTTGCAGCATATATTCTTCTTTTTAGTAGCATTTCCAACATAAACAGCTGATGTTTTTGGCCGACTATCTCCTCATCTTCATTTTCCTGTTGTCATTTCTGCATTGGCTTCTTTTTCAATGCGCTTTGGTTCAAATTTAAACAGCTGAACGTTACTTATTGCATAAAAATTACTGTTCTGGCTGGACGGAGCTAGCTAGCGCTGtagcatatttatttaaatttatgaaaACCCAACAGCctgctgcagtgtttttatattttaaataaatgtttctcagaCAAAGTTTATTGTTATACCTAATGgtgaatttctttaaaacaggAGAATCCAATGTGGTTAAATGTATtccgcacttttcagatgtgTAGTTGTAAAATCCATTGAAAATCTCATAAATTAAATACTTCAAACTTTTACAAATCCCTGTAAATGAAAGGCCTTaaccaaagaataaaaaacacatttgaattgTATCTTTCAGTAATTAAGCAGCACAAACATGCAGAAGCTGCTCtgtttcttctgcttcatctttaaaacatttgttcctGAACTGTTTCtcacatctttgtttttcctgaagaatgcatttgttttgttgatcctcctcctcctgaagGACGCAGTGTTGTTTACTAAAGTCTGTTTATCTGTTTAGTATTCAGCTGGTGCTCGGATACTGAAGCAGGATTTGTAAGATTTATATTGTAGACACGCATATGCCCAGTCTTACATGCAAATCTCAGTCAACTCCCTTTGGACCCAATTTACTGACATCCTCTGCACGGTTTTGTAATTACTGTTTCTGTTGGACATTGCACTTTAATTACTGTCaagttcttttttaaactgtgcACTTCCCCACTTGAAAAGGGATGGATGACCCCATGCAGATTCTTAATGGCAGGGATTTTACTCGAAGGACCAAACAGTTTTCCTTGCttttacttccatttatttcagtgtatGGACATATTCACCATTGATCCAGAAGATGCaggtaaaaacctttaaacaaacccaaaaaataataattactaatctgtataaattaatttcacttagttgcaaattatataaataataccAAGCAACCcatcacaaattaaatatacaaaataatcaaaattaaatacacaagtAACTAAACTTATGTTAACTTTAACTTAACTTTAAAGTGCATTCCaagttaatatttacatttcatacaCATACATTTCTTAGCATACAAACATCTGCTTctcaacattaataataaatatttatcataaatttagctttaaattattctttgaaGTTGATGGTAAATTAACAATTGAACTTGTTACCCAAATCCATTTCATCAATGCAATAATTAATTCAATCATAAAAGTCCATCAGTCAATGAACGGCAAGCGTCGCCGCTGCAATCCACCACCTCAGTTCAGCTGTCACTAATGATCCGATCGGCCAAACTGGATTGTAGACAACTCTGCGGTCCGATCTCATAACAACACAGTTTATATCTTACCGGCTGCCTCTCTGCTCATCTAAAAGATCATCCAGTTGTACACAGGTTGACTAGGATCTGTGATTCAAAAAGTCCCAAACTCCTGTCCTCTTTGTTTGACGGCTTTAACTTccgtcttctctttttttttccttgtccGTCCCGCTTTTAGGTCCGTGTGGGAAcgcacaactttttttcttttttctttttttttttttttttttcttccttctgatTTGACTTCACACCTCCCACTCGATCTTTCCATTAATCAATGGGAAGATCGCAGCCCATTGTCATCTTGGTACATCTGGAGTTTTTTACTCTTTGGTTTGACTTTCCATTTGTTCCTCTACAGGTATTAAGACAATGAGCCTCCTAACATCCCTGTGAAGAATGGTGGTCTtgattttgtctttctttggtGGATGAGTTGGTCTTTGCTTGACATGTCTTGTTATAGGGGTGCAATAACTTGGGACAACCTGGACATTTACGTCCCTCACAACACCCTTCTTGTCAGGACTTGCACTTACAACTTTGCCCAGCATAAACTGCCCTCTAAGCGCATTTTGGTCACACAACCAGACGATGTCCCCAACAGCCACATTTCTCTGAGAAGTGTGCCACTTACTCCTCACAAAAAGGTTAGGACCAGCCAGTTGCCTCCAACTTTTCCAGAACTTAGTAACCTCATTTTGCATAGCTCCAAGTCGTTTGAATGAATAGCTGGAAAAATCAAACATTCTCATATCACCACTCTGAGATGCTCGTCCAAGCAAAAGACTGTTAGGTGTTATGTACTGAATACAACCCTCTCGACTTTGTATTCTCGCATCAATTGGGCGCTCATTTGCAAGGTTGGCAGCGTTGTACAGAATTGTATGAAATTCACTGAAAGTCAGTGTAAATTCTTGACCAAGACTCTGGAAAGCTTTTTTCACAATGCcaacagcagcttcagcagctccaTTTCTGTGAGGTGAGTCTGCGGGAAGGATTTTCCACACCCATTCAGTCCCATtctttgctgctgcttcttccaaATCTGATCTGTTTTGGGTGCTCAGGTACCTATACAGCTCCTCCATAACTGGTTTTGCTCCAACAAAATTGGTGCCTGCATCAGACCAGATCTTCTGTGGGTGACCTCGAATTGCAGTAAATCTCTGATAGGCCATCAGGAAACTTTCAGTGGAAAGCGAGCTTGCCAACTCAGTGTGAATAGCTCTACTGGCCATACAACAAAAAACGACTCCCCAGACCTTAACCGTCACCCTTTTCTTGACGTCATCTCTGACATAATAAGGTCCGAAGAGGTCGACTGAAGTGAACTTAAAAGGAGGTGCAGGCTCAGCCCTCTCAGGCGGCAAATCACCCATCAACTGCTGACACTTCAGAGCTCGAGCTTTCCTACAGACCATACAATTGTCAACAATCTTTTGGGCTATCCTTCGTCCTTTTACAACCCAGGCTTTTCTCCTCATCCTCAGTAGGGTTCCAGCAATTCCATCATGTGCAGCATTGTGAGCTTCTCGGCCCAACAGTGTTGACACCCAGGCATCATGGGGTATGATGGGAACTGCAGCTCTGTCTTCTCTAAAGATCTGTATCCTGCCGCCACAGACTAATAATCCAGACTCTTTGTCTTGATAAACCACCAACCTATCTATGGTTGTGTTGGGAAAGTTGGCACCCATCTGAGCAGCAAGAAAAATATCCCTGAGAGCATCCTCTCGTTCTCTCACAGAGATTACCCCTCTTGAGCAGACTGCCTCCCACTTTGGTTTAGCTGCAACTTGATTTTTCTTAATGAATCTCTTCGCTGCTCTCCAAACCCAGACAATTGTCTTGACCAGTCGTGTCAGACTGCTAAAGCGGCTAACATCTATCAGATTCTGTATGGATATTGATGGCCGCTGCTTCTTTGCCAAAACCTCTGCCTGATTTTGCGGTAATTCTTGTTTGAGCTCTGATTCCTTTATCCCAGTCCTTGTGGTTACAGCAATGAATGCCTTCTTTTGCAACTTGGTGATGCTCCCTTTTGCATCAATAGCAAGTTGTTTAGATGATTTAATTGGCCACTTTTCAACTAGAGACTTTAGAAATGCTGGGCCTTGTTGCCACTTAGAGTCAATATCAAGATCTTGAGGGCTAGCTCCTCGGGTAATGATGTCGGCAATGTTTTGATTCCCAGGAATCCACCACCAATCTTGGATCCTTGTGTTGCTCTGGATCTCTCCAATCCTATTTGCAAAGAATGATTGAAACCCATAGCTTTCTCTTTGAATTGCTCCAAGAACTGTTTGACTATCAATGAGGTGATACCACCTCTCAACTTTGATTTGGCTGTGCATCTCAAAGTACTTCTTTAATCGTGATGCAAACACTGCTCCGCACATCTCTGCTTTAACAGCCTCACCTTTTTGTTCCAATGGAGTAAGCTTAGCCTTGGATTCCACCAGCCTAATGATTGGGTCTCGAGCTGATCCCCACCTCAGATACAACACTGCTCCATAAGAATATTCACttccatctgaaaatgtaattgctAAAGGGTCACTGCTGTTATGAAAGGGAGTTAATGCTCTGCTAAACTGGATCTTACTAAGCTGAGTGTACTCTTCAAAAAGCTTGATTGCATCTTCTCTAAGGTCACTTGAGAGTGCTAAATCCCAGGTGTCTTTTACTTGGCTACTCACATTCTTTGCCTCTTGGAAAGCTTTCCGCACCAGGATTGCCCCCTTCTGTTTTGCAGGAGTTACTAAGCCAACTGGATCATACAGACCAGACACCTGACTGAGGAGCTCTCGCCTTGTCAAAGGGTTTGGTGTTTGACTTCTGATTTGGTCCAACTGGAGGTCTTGTCCAAGTcgcatcttttttttcctctttgaaaaATTTATGCTGACCATGACATGGAGTTTATCCTCCTCCACAATGTACCCCAGACCGAGTGCTTTATTGTCCTCATCCCGCATTTGGTTTGGTAGAACCATGGTCTTTACTTTCACTTCATCCTGCTTGTTGTTACaatttttcctcccactttgCCCAGAAAACACCCAAGGTTTGAGTTTGAAACCTCCAGCTTTGAGAATGCACTCCACATTTTCTGTGATTTCCTTTAGCCTGTCTGGGTCATTGTGGGATGTTAGAATGTCGTCAACATAGCTGTTATTCTGAAGGACTTGTCGCTCCTCTTCAAGATGAATAAATGAGGGTAAACTTGCAGTTTCTCGCATCGCCAACTGTGCAATGCATCCTGCAGGTTTATCTCCAATGTTCACTCTTGTAATTGCGTAATCTCCAACTTTTTCATCCTCAGAATCACGCCAAATAAATCTGTGCAGGTGAACTTCTCTTTCCTCCAGCCAAACagaattatacattttctttatatctCCTAATGCAGCACAAGCTCCTTCTCTGAACCTTAATAGGACAGCACGGATCTGGTTTAGCACATCTGGGCCTTTCATCAGCAGGTCATTCATACTTATCCCTTTAAATTTCTGGCTGCTATTCCACACAAGTCTTACAGGAGTTGTCACTGAGTGTGGATTTGGAGCAATTAGGTGGCTTACATACCACACTGGGCCGTTCCATTTGTTGATTGCTTCCTCAGACAATTTAATTGCAGCTCCACGCTGAAGCATGTCATGCACTTGTTCAGTGTAAGCAGCTTTCCAGTCAGGTTCTTTAGCCAGTTGCTTCTCTGTTCTAAAAAATGTAGCTTCGACTGCATTTCTGTTGTCTGGCAGGGATGCTGGATCTTCCAACCATGGGTACCTAGCATGCCAGTGAGGTTCGTCTGTATGGCTGTCTCCTTCATTGTAGGTGAGGCCTTCCTTCACTACCTCAAGCTCCCTTTCTTCAGCGAGCGTCATCGCCTTTCCTCCCGGCTGACAGTTTCCACAACGACATCCTCCACACTTAGGTTCACAAGCCGTGCCAATACTGTCCCATCTCCACCACTCCAAGAAATCTTGGCTTGTAGTTGCAGTCTTTGATGCCTTAAGTTGGTTGGAGATCTGATGAATTAATGGCGGATGCTGTGGGATTTCATGAATGACTTCTTCATATCTCACAGCAGCTGCCCTCATTGACcttgcaaaatgtgttttggttgtatgaGCTGTCATGGCAAGTTCCTCAAACAATTCTGGATGGGTTCCTCCAACCACTTTTCCTAAGGGCCCCTCCCACAGTACAAGGTTCCCCACAACTCTAATTCTTTTTGGTGTCAACTGACCTTCCCTGTGGCTTATAAGTAAGCTTATTTCTCTGGGTCTTACAAGTTCATCCAGTGGTACGTCTGGAAAAAAtcttttcagctgctttgccTTGACATGCTTATGAATGTCTGCAATGCTGTCAAGTCCATAACAAACAAGCTGATAAGGTTTCAGAGTGCCTTTGGAGGTTTTCACACGAATTTTCAGGAGGTAACGTTTAGTCTCCACACAAACTTTCATCCCTCCAACTCCATGGACAATGAGTGTGATCTCCTCACTCTTGAGGTTTAATCTGCTTGCAGCCTTGTGTGTTATGTAATTTGTATCTGACGCCAGATCAATTAATGTGCCAATCTTTTGTCCAGCATTTGCGGTTACTTCAAGAAGCATCATTAACACTGGCAGCTCCTGCACTCCACTATCCATCAGGAAATTTAACTGATTCTGAGTTGTATTAAAATTTCTAGATGCAGTATTTGAAAATACATCTCTACAATGTCTGGCCAAATCAGGTGACAATTTCTTAAGAAATTCTTCTTGATCTTCAGTATACTTTCTGCTACCTTTGTCTTCTTGTGGGCCAATTCGGTTCCTCCTCTGGGTTGTGTTGCTTTTCTTAGCTTCAGCACTTGGGCATAGATAATAGTGATGTGGATCCTCCCCATTCCTGCAGCTTTGATTCTTGCACAAAAACCCAGGTTTGCAGTATGATTTATCATCAtgtatttccaaacattttatgCATGCTCCTACCTTCTTAACAGCAGCTCTTTTTTCAGTTAGTGTTAATGTTCTGAACTGTTTGCAAAAATAGagtctttttctgtgttttccatcGCCGCAGACAACACAGCTTACGAAGTCATCAATTGCTTTGACTGACTTGGTTCTGGCGTGTCTTTGCTCCATTCGGGTCTCTCGCCTACTTGGTTCTTCTTCTCTCAGTTGCTCTAGTTgctcataaatattttcttgatcTTTCAGAAATGCAAGGAGGTGATCAAACCGATTCTCTGGTACCACAGCATTCCTTTTATCAGCTGCATAAACGAGCCACTCCTTCTTCAGAGCTTCAGGAAGCTTGGTCTCAACTGACTTTGTCACCAGAGGATTTTTGATGGCGCCAGTATTTCCAAGGTCACTTAAATCCTTAAGAGCCTTTTCAACAGCTTGAATCAACTCCACGATTCTTCTTGGCTGGTGACCCCTAACTGCAGGAATTCTCTGTAGCTCCTCCACAATTTCAATTGCAATAGCTGTCTGATTTCCATAGCGGTTCTCAAGGACTTGAAAAATATCTTCTGGAGTGCTATAGGAGGTTAAGCGAAGGTCTCTTGTGATTTTCTCATCTAGACTGTCCAGTAGCTGCACTTTTTTCACCTCTCTTGAACCGGTTGGTTCTCCTTGTTTTTGAAGAGCTTCCCAGTCCCTTTTCCATCTATAAAAATCACGCCTGTTTCCAAGAAACTTTGGGAGAGATGTTGGTTTCAGCTTGATGGTTGgtaatgaataattttgggaaGCTACAGTTTGctccttttttccttcatcttcttTTAATCTTGCATTAATGAACTCTGCTGTCCTGGAGACCAACTTTGGGACACTAAGTTCCAATCCTCTCAGCCGATCTTGAATTTCATCCCGATAGTCATGAGGAATCCATCTTTTCCAGCGACAATGAACTTCTTTTGCAGCCTTTAAAAGTTCCTTCAGATGACTGAGGGTGAAGTCATATGCCTCTTTTTCCACTCCTGGTGCAATAGTGGCAACATGTTCACATTCTGATTCTGCTACTTGAAGTGCAATTAACAGTTCAGTTTTCCCAAAAGTTCTCCACAGGGTCTCCTGGATTAAACTTTTGATTTCTCTTACTTTTGCTTCAcattcatttgcagttttttccaggtcagatttctgctgttcagtcagtgcagcGTCGTCATCTTCACCCAATTTGGATTCCACTTCTGCGATGAGACTTGCTTCCAGATCATCATTTGCTGCCATTACTTTTCCAGCCTCTATGTTGAGCTTGTTGAAATTGTCCTTTAATTCCTCTTCAGTCATGTCCTCATGCGTCCGAGTTATGTTATTGATCAATCGAGTCAACAACC contains:
- the LOC111611372 gene encoding uncharacterized protein LOC111611372; this encodes MAEPADEKSVEQLKMERTTAKRLLTRLINNITRTHEDMTEEELKDNFNKLNIEAGKVMAANDDLEASLIAEVESKLGEDDDAALTEQQKSDLEKTANECEAKVREIKSLIQETLWRTFGKTELLIALQVAESECEHVATIAPGVEKEAYDFTLSHLKELLKAAKEVHCRWKRWIPHDYRDEIQDRLRGLELSVPKLVSRTAEFINARLKEDEGKKEQTVASQNYSLPTIKLKPTSLPKFLGNRRDFYRWKRDWEALQKQGEPTGSREVKKVQLLDSLDEKITRDLRLTSYSTPEDIFQVLENRYGNQTAIAIEIVEELQRIPAVRGHQPRRIVELIQAVEKALKDLSDLGNTGAIKNPLVTKSVETKLPEALKKEWLVYAADKRNAVVPENRFDHLLAFLKDQENIYEQLEQLREEEPSRRETRMEQRHARTKSVKAIDDFVSCVVCGDGKHRKRLYFCKQFRTLTLTEKRAAVKKVGACIKCLEIHDDKSYCKPGFLCKNQSCRNGEDPHHYYLCPSAEAKKSNTTQRRNRIGPQEDKGSRKYTEDQEEFLKKLSPDLARHCRDVFSNTASRNFNTTQNQLNFLMDSGVQELPVLMMLLEVTANAGQKIGTLIDLASDTNYITHKAASRLNLKSEEITLIVHGVGGMKVCVETKRYLLKIRVKTSKGTLKPYQLVCYGLDSIADIHKHVKAKQLKRFFPDVPLDELVRPREISLLISHREGQLTPKRIRVVGNLVLWEGPLGKVVGGTHPELFEELAMTAHTTKTHFARSMRAAAVRYEEVIHEIPQHPPLIHQISNQLKASKTATTSQDFLEWWRWDSIGTACEPKCGGCRCGNCQPGGKAMTLAEERELEVVKEGLTYNEGDSHTDEPHWHARYPWLEDPASLPDNRNAVEATFFRTEKQLAKEPDWKAAYTEQVHDMLQRGAAIKLSEEAINKWNGPVWYVSHLIAPNPHSVTTPVRLVWNSSQKFKGISMNDLLMKGPDVLNQIRAVLLRFREGACAALGDIKKMYNSVWLEEREVHLHRFIWRDSEDEKVGDYAITRVNIGDKPAGCIAQLAMRETASLPSFIHLEEERQVLQNNSYVDDILTSHNDPDRLKEITENVECILKAGGFKLKPWVFSGQSGRKNCNNKQDEVKVKTMVLPNQMRDEDNKALGLGYIVEEDKLHVMVSINFSKRKKKMRLGQDLQLDQIRSQTPNPLTRRELLSQVSGLYDPVGLVTPAKQKGAILVRKAFQEAKNVSSQVKDTWDLALSSDLREDAIKLFEEYTQLSKIQFSRALTPFHNSSDPLAITFSDGSEYSYGAVLYLRWGSARDPIIRLVESKAKLTPLEQKGEAVKAEMCGAVFASRLKKYFEMHSQIKVERWYHLIDSQTVLGAIQRESYGFQSFFANRIGEIQSNTRIQDWWWIPGNQNIADIITRGASPQDLDIDSKWQQGPAFLKSLVEKWPIKSSKQLAIDAKGSITKLQKKAFIAVTTRTGIKESELKQELPQNQAEVLAKKQRPSISIQNLIDVSRFSSLTRLVKTIVWVWRAAKRFIKKNQVAAKPKWEAVCSRGVISVREREDALRDIFLAAQMGANFPNTTIDRLVVYQDKESGLLVCGGRIQIFREDRAAVPIIPHDAWVSTLLGREAHNAAHDGIAGTLLRMRRKAWVVKGRRIAQKIVDNCMVCRKARALKCQQLMGDLPPERAEPAPPFKFTSVDLFGPYYVRDDVKKRVTVKVWGVVFCCMASRAIHTELASSLSTESFLMAYQRFTAIRGHPQKIWSDAGTNFVGAKPVMEELYRYLSTQNRSDLEEAAAKNGTEWVWKILPADSPHRNGAAEAAVGIVKKAFQSLGQEFTLTFSEFHTILYNAANLANERPIDARIQSREGCIQYITPNSLLLGRASQSGDMRMFDFSSYSFKRLGAMQNEVTKFWKSWRQLAGPNLFVRSKWHTSQRNVAVGDIVWLCDQNALRGQFMLGKVVSASPDKKGVVRDVNVQVVPSYCTPITRHVKQRPTHPPKKDKIKTTILHRDVRRLIVLIPVEEQMESQTKE